One part of the Desulfatiglans sp. genome encodes these proteins:
- a CDS encoding AbrB/MazE/SpoVT family DNA-binding domain-containing protein, protein METVTVSPKYQVVIPKNIRDSMQLRPGQKMRIVEYNGRIELIPDREITELKGFLKGINIDFTREGDRV, encoded by the coding sequence ATGGAAACCGTTACAGTCTCACCTAAATACCAGGTAGTCATACCGAAAAATATAAGAGATTCGATGCAGCTCCGTCCGGGTCAGAAAATGAGGATAGTTGAGTATAATGGCAGAATAGAACTGATACCTGACAGAGAGATCACAGAATTAAAAGGCTTTCTAAAAGGGATCAATATTGATTTCACCCGTGAGGGTGACAGGGTATGA
- a CDS encoding type II toxin-antitoxin system VapC family toxin — translation MNIVDSSGWLEFFSGGPNSKEFEIPLKDTSSLIVPVITIYEVFKVVLRERDENDALQIVASMQKGRVIELTTGIAINASRLSLKYSLPMADSIILSTALAYDCMIWTQDSDFKDIPNVIYYPKIKNLDDRT, via the coding sequence ATGAATATTGTAGACTCTTCAGGATGGCTCGAATTTTTTTCAGGCGGGCCAAATTCAAAAGAGTTTGAAATACCTCTTAAGGATACATCCTCATTGATTGTCCCTGTGATTACAATATATGAGGTGTTTAAGGTGGTTTTACGTGAGAGAGATGAGAATGATGCCCTGCAGATCGTAGCCTCAATGCAAAAAGGGAGAGTTATAGAACTCACCACCGGTATTGCTATAAATGCCTCGCGACTAAGCCTGAAATATAGTCTGCCAATGGCTGACAGTATAATCCTTTCCACAGCTTTAGCTTATGATTGTATGATCTGGACGCAGGATTCTGATTTTAAAGATATCCCGAATGTTATTTATTACCCCAAGATAAAGAACCTTGATGACAGGACGTAA